TAAGATGAATGATGCGTCAAACGCCCTGGTTAATTACAACCAGGCTCTTAATAAAGATCCGAAGTCACCCCTTCCGAAGATTAAGATCGGGAACATTTATATGAGGGTACCGAATCTCGTGGCTGCCCGTCCCTATTTTGAGGAAGCAAAGGAAATCGACTCAACTTTCGCCCCTGTTTACAGGAGCCTCGGTGAGTTGTGGACCATGGGCGGACGTCATGATCTTGCCAAAACGTATTATTATAAATACATGCAGTTGTCGGGTAACACCGTTCCTGCAAAGATCCGTTACGGTAACTCGCTTTTCCGTTCAAAGGATTATGCAGGTGCACTGGGTGTTGTTGAGGAAGTTCTGAAAGTTGATAACTCCAGGAATTACCTGAACCGCATTGCCGGATACAGTGCCTACGATATGAAACCGCAGGACCTGGATAAAGCTAAAATGTACATGGACATCTTCTTCAAAAATGCAAAGCAGGAAAACATCATCGCTCGTGACTATGCCTACTATGGTAAAATTTTGTACAAAATGGCAAAAGGCGATTCGTTGATGCTCAACCAGGCATTTGAGAACCTGAATAAGGCTTATTCAATGGATGAGGGCGACAGAGGTCTTCTGGCTGAAATTGCAACCGATTATTATTATTCAAAGAGGTATCAGGATGCAATCAGGGTTTTTCAGATGAAAGCTGAAAAAGGCTGGGAAGATAAACCGGATAAGATTATGATAGCCCGTGCTTATTATAACATGAAGGATTTTCCGAAAGCACAGGAAGCCTTTACAAACATTGTGAATAATGATCCGGCAAATATCGATGCAAGACTATGGCTGGCAAGAACAGCTTCATCAATGGATCCTGATCTTTCCCAGGGATTAGCAGCTCCAGTATTTGAACAGGTAATAAATCAAATCGGAAATGAAACCGATAAATACAAAAATGCATTACAGGAAGCATACGATTATTTTGGTTCTTATAACTTAATGAAGGAAAATTGGACTGATGCTATTTCCTGGTATGACAAAATGTATAACCTGGATCCTAATAATAAGGCATGGCAGACAAAAGCGCTTTCAGGTAAGACT
Above is a genomic segment from Bacteroidales bacterium containing:
- a CDS encoding tetratricopeptide repeat protein, whose protein sequence is MKPITFLLCCLISLNALSQAQDLKSALNLINSQQFEEAEKMLDELIKTDPSNGNLYYYYGDALLKDYLADTFSNSKDEFARKAESMFQAGIQKAPANVLNQIGMGAVTLLRSSDTTKADEFFKKAEAAVPVKGLKKKEVYPEFATILTNLAAAQMYGKVNRFQKAISFCDRAKVLNPNDPNIYLTLGDVYIKMNDASNALVNYNQALNKDPKSPLPKIKIGNIYMRVPNLVAARPYFEEAKEIDSTFAPVYRSLGELWTMGGRHDLAKTYYYKYMQLSGNTVPAKIRYGNSLFRSKDYAGALGVVEEVLKVDNSRNYLNRIAGYSAYDMKPQDLDKAKMYMDIFFKNAKQENIIARDYAYYGKILYKMAKGDSLMLNQAFENLNKAYSMDEGDRGLLAEIATDYYYSKRYQDAIRVFQMKAEKGWEDKPDKIMIARAYYNMKDFPKAQEAFTNIVNNDPANIDARLWLARTASSMDPDLSQGLAAPVFEQVINQIGNETDKYKNALQEAYDYFGSYNLMKENWTDAISWYDKMYNLDPNNKAWQTKALSGKTIVYFKQKKYVDARDIYNQLLQLDPNNKDYQKAVAELTKVINAQH